From the Glycine max cultivar Williams 82 chromosome 11, Glycine_max_v4.0, whole genome shotgun sequence genome, the window GAATTTATTATAATACTTCTTGTGCAGTGTAATTTTTGTCTTACactaaaaaacaaatacaatattgacctttatataattattttaatatttatcatttaaatttggaCTTTATAACAGACCAAATGTGCATACTTGTCTGCATCAGGCAAATTGATGGATGCTAGCAAGTAGCAACACCTTCCCTGTGCGTATCCTTCCTTTACACATTTGTTTGACAATGCCTAGCGTATCTAACTCCTATCAATAACCCATCCCCAAAATTATTCTCTCTGTACCCACTACCCAACCAATGTCTGTACTCTGTACCTTTCACTGAGTTGACCATCCCTCGCATGGCCCTAGTCTCCCCTAAAACTTGACACACTGCAGACAAGCAAATCCTCATCTTAGGGGCGTTGTAACTCTAAATTCATGATAGTGGTTTCTTAAAATTCATCCACGTTATACTCCTGAGTTTATTGGTGTTTGTTCTTTTGAGTGTTACGGAGAACAGGGGAAGAAAGGATGTGGAGAATTGAGGGACAGGAGGTACAGATAAGAGGGGTTATTAATGAGAGGAAGAAAGAGCTTGTTTGGTTATAAGACTATAAATTCTTTTGACAGCTTTTGAGATCTTCTCTATGGGAAATATATCCAAACAGGCCTAAAATCAGAAACAGTTGAGTGTTCTCTACTTTTGGATGCTTAGCATTTTTGAAGTCAAACATGAAACATTTTATGCTGTctaattcttcatttttttcagcATATCAAACTTACTCTCAagtcaaaatataaaagaataaaatccaTTTTTTGAATCTATATGACGATGCATCTGCCAATAATTCATACGGAGAGAATAAAGGAAAGGGAAAACAATGTATCTTTATTCAATTTGTATGGTTACATGttgtatttgatattttttttcacagtaatttttaATCGTGCCTAGTAAATCAATGGAACTTATGCCAGGCTCAGCCACTACGTGGCAAGACAGAACACATTTTCCAACAGTTATAGCCCAAACGTGCAAGTCATGAACATCCTGCACTCCCTTGatatttctgaggccacttTCCAGCTTACTAATATCGATCTCACTTGGTGTCCTTTCCATCAGAATGCCATAAATATTCCTAAGCAAGGGAAGAGTAGTGCTTACTGacaaaacagaaaatataaGAGTACACACAAGGTCAACCATAAACCACTCAGGTTTTGCCCATATTATGGCTCCAGCAATCATCACTCCAATAGATTGAATCATATCAGCCATGACATGCAAATATGCCCCCTGAAGATTTATGTTCAAGACATTAGTATTTGTCTGACTACTTGAAACCAGGGTAACATTCTCCTCATCAGTTATTTTAGATTGTTCCTCCTTCCCATGATCATGATCTGTCTGGTATTGATGATGACTATGATCATGACCCGAGCTTTCACAAccatcatgatgatgatgatgatgatgatgatgatgatgatgataatgatggtgATGACTATGATCATGACCAATCCATGCAACCATGATGAAGTTAAGAACAAACCCAAGTGCTGCAATTGCAAGCATGAGCTTTCCATTCACACTGCCATTTCGGACGAGAATTCTACCTACTGCTTCATATATCAAAAAACCGGATATCAACCAAATTAACTGCACAGATACAAGAGCCCCCAAAACCTCAAGACGATTGTATCCAAAAGATTGGTGCGGCGTTGCCTCCCAACCTGAAGCCCACACTGcaaagagagagatagagaatcCAGCAATATCAGAAAGTAAGTGTGCTGCATCACTGATGACAGATAGGCTGTGAGCTTTTATTCCACCAATAAGTTCCACAACCATAACAATAGCATAGAAAACAATGAGTCCAGAGAGTTTCTTTGATGACTCTTTTGATGCCACAGCACTGTTTTCGTGTCCTGAAAAAGGACAAACAGAACTGCAAGATGAGTCTGCCTTCATAGGAATAACATCAAGTCTTTCAGAGGCAATGGGTATCTCAATTTCCTGCATTGTCCTTTCTTCCACCAAGATAGGGGCTTTCTCGTGTTCCATTTGATTCAGCAATCTGGGtatttataaaacaaacaaaagaaacGAACCATTGAGAAAAAGTCCTCCTCAAGGCTTAGTCGATTGTTATAGATTGCAAACACCAACAACATCAGGAAGAGCATTCTAAATCATGTTCCTGAGTTGAAACGGCCATGTTTTGGCAAAATGTGaaacattttttacaaattcaaaCTGGAGCAAGGCACAGTAATTGgcataaaataagataataaaaaaaagggcaTTAAGTCAAGGATAAATTAGactagttcaatttcgagaaaAAGGTgtgtaatcaaaataaaataaacagagATCGCATTACATATTAAAGGGTTGTTGGAAAATCACAGAAAGGGGCAAAGCTAGACGTGTGCCTATTACATCATAAGAGGAATGAGTATTTGGAaacgtgaaaaaaaaattgggttatCTGAAGTTTCTATTGCCTTAGAAGACGTACTATCATCAGACATAGAAGCTAAGGAGATAGGGTAAGGTCACAAATTGGCATACAAGAAGTGAAGagggtaaagaaacaatttgcaGAGAAGCAAGAGAAgaggaataaataaataaaaaaaaataaagaaatcgtATTCATTCATACCAGTAGAAGTGAAGAGGTGGATGGAATTGGGAATTGTTGTGGGCTTTAGGtttgagaaggaaaagagaaagaggaagTGAATTGAACAAAAACATTTGATGTGGTCGTGGGGCACATCTATCGGCGGAGAACAGTAGCCAGGCCAACAACCAAGATGTTTTCTCGTGTGGATTTTTCCGTCCCAAACAACATAGAGgcaaaaataaactatttgCTAGTAACAGACTAACAGTTTTAGCCTTTTCGGGCCAATCCAgcacaattttattataaatacaaCTACACGAATACCATGCCACacgttattttattttggtttaattgtaattttttattctcaaacTTATATAATCTTGTGAAATTCTTTTCCACAAATTTTGTCttctaaattacaaaattattttgaattgtcctATGTACCCTCCGAAGGATGGCAAGGtaatttttctctatatatCTCTTGTACTCTAATGACGTCTAGCTAATTTCTCGTTGTCTTGATCATGATTTACCCATGATTGAGTTTATTCATTCATTGCACATTAACTTTTTGATTGGCCAAATATCTAAGCTTCATGTATTGGAATGATTGAGTATCCTAtcgtccttttttattttttataaagaaaggtATCTAACAATTCGATCATTGGAGTAGTCTAGAGTAGTCAAATACCCATCTAGTATATCTTAGTTGTGGtgatttaaaagaataattaccATAAAATTATCTTAGTTGTGGTTATTTAGATATGTTAGACAATATTTGGAATTTTGTAAATTGAAGGTAagattacaaataataataaaatttgagagtaaatttcacaaaattgtataattttaggaaataaaacataattaagtctttatgttataaaataaaatttgtaggcgttttttttggtcaaattttctagccttttgaatttaattacttCACCTGCTTGAAAATatgcaatttaaaatttttataccatagtaactaataaataattcctaaaaaagagaaactaataaataattttgatttatctttctttataaTGAAATcttactttaaaatattatgaattgtattcaattaaagtaattaatgttTGGGATAACAATAAGTATGTCAACAGATGGTATAAAAGAAATAGTGGTTTGAGTCTTTGAGATGGTTAAGAATTTCTTTAGACTAATTGTTAAAtcaagttaattataaattaaaaatatatttaaaaatagaaaaaataaaagtcaaattaaatgctgtatatataaaaattaagattcattttaaaaatactatatgT encodes:
- the LOC100789520 gene encoding metal tolerance protein B, with the translated sequence MEHEKAPILVEERTMQEIEIPIASERLDVIPMKADSSCSSVCPFSGHENSAVASKESSKKLSGLIVFYAIVMVVELIGGIKAHSLSVISDAAHLLSDIAGFSISLFAVWASGWEATPHQSFGYNRLEVLGALVSVQLIWLISGFLIYEAVGRILVRNGSVNGKLMLAIAALGFVLNFIMVAWIGHDHSHHHHYHHHHHHHHHHHHDGCESSGHDHSHHQYQTDHDHGKEEQSKITDEENVTLVSSSQTNTNVLNINLQGAYLHVMADMIQSIGVMIAGAIIWAKPEWFMVDLVCTLIFSVLSVSTTLPLLRNIYGILMERTPSEIDISKLESGLRNIKGVQDVHDLHVWAITVGKCVLSCHVVAEPGISSIDLLGTIKNYCEKKYQIQHVTIQIE